Proteins encoded within one genomic window of Chrysemys picta bellii isolate R12L10 chromosome 6, ASM1138683v2, whole genome shotgun sequence:
- the ENC1 gene encoding ectoderm-neural cortex protein 1 isoform X2 encodes MSVSMHENRKSRASTGSINIYLFHKSSYADSVLTHLNLLRQQRLFTDVLLHAGNRSFPCHRAVLAACSRYFEAMFSGGLKESQASEVNFHNSIHPEVLELLLDYAYSSRVIINEENAESLLEAGDMLEFQDIRDACAEFLEKNLHPINCLGMLLLSDAHQCTKLYELSWTMCLSNFQTISKSEDFLQLPKDMVVQLLSSEELETEDERLVYESAINWVNYDLNKRHCYLPELLQTVRLALLPAIYLMENVAMEELITKQRKSKDIVEEAIRCKLKILQNDGVVTSLCARPRKTGHALFLLGGQTFMCDKLYLVDQKAKEIIPKADIPSPRKEFSACAIGCKVYITGGRGSENGVSKDVWVYDTLHEEWSKAAPMLVARFGHGSAELKHCLYVVGGHTAATGCLPASPSVSLKQVEQYDPVTNKWTMVAPLREGVSNAAVVSAKLKLFAFGGTSVSHDKLPKVQCYDQCENRWTVPATCPQPWRYTAAAVLGNQIFIMGGDTEFSACSAYKFNSETYQWTKVGDVTAKRMSCHAVASGNKLYVVGGYFGIQRCKTLDCYDPTLDVWNSITTVPYSLIPTAFVSTWKHLPS; translated from the coding sequence ATGTCAGTCAGCATGCATGAGAATCGCAAGTCTAGAGCCAGCACTGGCTCTATAAACATATACTTATTCCACAAATCATCATATGCTGATAGCGTCCTTACTCACCTGAATCTTCTACGCCAACAACGGCTTTTTACAGATGTACTTCTCCATGCTGGGAACAGGTCATTCCCTTGCCATAGAGCTGTCCTAGCTGCATGTAGTCGCTACTTTGAAGCAATGTTCAGTGGTGGACTTAAAGAGAGCCAGGCTAGTGAAGTCAATTTTCATAATTCTATTCATCCAGAAGTCTTAGAACTTCTGCTGGACTATGCGTACTCCTCCAGGGTTATCATCAATGAAGAGAATGCAGAGTCCCTGCTAGAGGCTGGAGACATGTTAGAATTCCAGGATATCCGAGATGCTTGCGCAGAGTTTCTGGAGAAGAACCTTCATCCCATCAACTGCCTTGGTATGCTGCTGCTGTCAGATGCTCACCAGTGCACCAAGCTTTATGAACTCTCTTGGACGATGTGTCTTAGCAACTTCCAAACTATCAGTAAAAGTGAAGATTTTCTCCAGCTGCCAAAAGACATGGTTGTGCAGCTCCTTTCCAGTGAAGAATTAGAAACTGAAGATGAAAGATTAGTATATGAGTCAGCTATTAACTGGGTTAACTATGATCTGAATAAGCGCCACTGTTATCTCCCTGAACTATTGCAAACTGTGAGACTGGCTCTCTTGCCAGCCATCTACCTTATGGAGAATGTAGCCATGGAAGAACTTATCACTAAGCAAAGGAAAAGCAAAGATATAGTAGAAGAAGCAATAAGATGCAAGCTAAAGATCTTACAGAATGATGGTGTGGTCACCAGTTTGTGTGCCAGACCTCGTAAAACTGGCCATGCGCTGTTTCTTCTGGGGGGCCAAACCTTTATGTGTGACAAGCTGTATCTGGTGGACCAAAAGGCAAAAGAGATCATTCCAAAGGCTGACATCCCAAGTCCACGGAAAGAGTTCAGTGCTTGTGCTATTGGCTGCAAAGTGTATATCACTGGAGGCCGGGGATCAGAAAACGGAGTCTCCAAAGATGTTTGGGTGTATGACACTCTTCATGAGGAGTGGTCAAAGGCTGCCCCCATGCTGGTAGCTAGGTTTGGGCATGGTTCTGCTGAACTCAAACACTGTTTGTATGTAGTAGGAGGACACACTGCAGCAACTGGTTGCCTTCCAGCTTCCCCTTCAGTATCCTTAAAGCAAGTAGAACAGTATGACCCTGTGACCAACAAATGGACAATGGTTGCACCACTTCGAGAAGGAGTAAGCAATGCAGCTGTAGTTAGTGCAAAGCTTAAGCTATTTGCTTTTGGTGGCACCAGTGTTAGCCATGACAAGCTGCCCAAAGTTCAATGTTATGATCAATGTGAAAACAGATGGACAGTACCAgccacctgcccccagccctggcgcTACACAGCTGCAGCTGTTTTGGGTAACCAGATTTTTATTATGGGTGGAGATACTGAATTCTCAGCATGCTCAGCTTATAAATTCAACAGTGAAACATACCAGTGGACTAAGGTGGGAGATGTGACAGCTAAGCGAATGAGCTGCCATGCAGTAGCATCTGGAAACAAACTGTATGTAGTCGGAGGCTATTTTGGGATTCAAAGATGCAAAACATTGGACTGCTATGATCCCACATTAGATGTATGGAACAGCATAACCACAGTGCCCTATTCACTAATTCCCACAGCATTTGTCAGCACATGGAAACACCTCCCCTCATAA
- the ENC1 gene encoding ectoderm-neural cortex protein 1 isoform X1 translates to MEPLYQKKSSKWNEYILVLPCSLFTFHKVWQKMSVSMHENRKSRASTGSINIYLFHKSSYADSVLTHLNLLRQQRLFTDVLLHAGNRSFPCHRAVLAACSRYFEAMFSGGLKESQASEVNFHNSIHPEVLELLLDYAYSSRVIINEENAESLLEAGDMLEFQDIRDACAEFLEKNLHPINCLGMLLLSDAHQCTKLYELSWTMCLSNFQTISKSEDFLQLPKDMVVQLLSSEELETEDERLVYESAINWVNYDLNKRHCYLPELLQTVRLALLPAIYLMENVAMEELITKQRKSKDIVEEAIRCKLKILQNDGVVTSLCARPRKTGHALFLLGGQTFMCDKLYLVDQKAKEIIPKADIPSPRKEFSACAIGCKVYITGGRGSENGVSKDVWVYDTLHEEWSKAAPMLVARFGHGSAELKHCLYVVGGHTAATGCLPASPSVSLKQVEQYDPVTNKWTMVAPLREGVSNAAVVSAKLKLFAFGGTSVSHDKLPKVQCYDQCENRWTVPATCPQPWRYTAAAVLGNQIFIMGGDTEFSACSAYKFNSETYQWTKVGDVTAKRMSCHAVASGNKLYVVGGYFGIQRCKTLDCYDPTLDVWNSITTVPYSLIPTAFVSTWKHLPS, encoded by the exons ATGGAACCATTATATCAAAAGAAATCATCAAAATGGAATGAGTACATTCTTGTTCTCCCATGCAGTCTTTTTACATTCCATAAG gtGTGGCAGAAAATGTCAGTCAGCATGCATGAGAATCGCAAGTCTAGAGCCAGCACTGGCTCTATAAACATATACTTATTCCACAAATCATCATATGCTGATAGCGTCCTTACTCACCTGAATCTTCTACGCCAACAACGGCTTTTTACAGATGTACTTCTCCATGCTGGGAACAGGTCATTCCCTTGCCATAGAGCTGTCCTAGCTGCATGTAGTCGCTACTTTGAAGCAATGTTCAGTGGTGGACTTAAAGAGAGCCAGGCTAGTGAAGTCAATTTTCATAATTCTATTCATCCAGAAGTCTTAGAACTTCTGCTGGACTATGCGTACTCCTCCAGGGTTATCATCAATGAAGAGAATGCAGAGTCCCTGCTAGAGGCTGGAGACATGTTAGAATTCCAGGATATCCGAGATGCTTGCGCAGAGTTTCTGGAGAAGAACCTTCATCCCATCAACTGCCTTGGTATGCTGCTGCTGTCAGATGCTCACCAGTGCACCAAGCTTTATGAACTCTCTTGGACGATGTGTCTTAGCAACTTCCAAACTATCAGTAAAAGTGAAGATTTTCTCCAGCTGCCAAAAGACATGGTTGTGCAGCTCCTTTCCAGTGAAGAATTAGAAACTGAAGATGAAAGATTAGTATATGAGTCAGCTATTAACTGGGTTAACTATGATCTGAATAAGCGCCACTGTTATCTCCCTGAACTATTGCAAACTGTGAGACTGGCTCTCTTGCCAGCCATCTACCTTATGGAGAATGTAGCCATGGAAGAACTTATCACTAAGCAAAGGAAAAGCAAAGATATAGTAGAAGAAGCAATAAGATGCAAGCTAAAGATCTTACAGAATGATGGTGTGGTCACCAGTTTGTGTGCCAGACCTCGTAAAACTGGCCATGCGCTGTTTCTTCTGGGGGGCCAAACCTTTATGTGTGACAAGCTGTATCTGGTGGACCAAAAGGCAAAAGAGATCATTCCAAAGGCTGACATCCCAAGTCCACGGAAAGAGTTCAGTGCTTGTGCTATTGGCTGCAAAGTGTATATCACTGGAGGCCGGGGATCAGAAAACGGAGTCTCCAAAGATGTTTGGGTGTATGACACTCTTCATGAGGAGTGGTCAAAGGCTGCCCCCATGCTGGTAGCTAGGTTTGGGCATGGTTCTGCTGAACTCAAACACTGTTTGTATGTAGTAGGAGGACACACTGCAGCAACTGGTTGCCTTCCAGCTTCCCCTTCAGTATCCTTAAAGCAAGTAGAACAGTATGACCCTGTGACCAACAAATGGACAATGGTTGCACCACTTCGAGAAGGAGTAAGCAATGCAGCTGTAGTTAGTGCAAAGCTTAAGCTATTTGCTTTTGGTGGCACCAGTGTTAGCCATGACAAGCTGCCCAAAGTTCAATGTTATGATCAATGTGAAAACAGATGGACAGTACCAgccacctgcccccagccctggcgcTACACAGCTGCAGCTGTTTTGGGTAACCAGATTTTTATTATGGGTGGAGATACTGAATTCTCAGCATGCTCAGCTTATAAATTCAACAGTGAAACATACCAGTGGACTAAGGTGGGAGATGTGACAGCTAAGCGAATGAGCTGCCATGCAGTAGCATCTGGAAACAAACTGTATGTAGTCGGAGGCTATTTTGGGATTCAAAGATGCAAAACATTGGACTGCTATGATCCCACATTAGATGTATGGAACAGCATAACCACAGTGCCCTATTCACTAATTCCCACAGCATTTGTCAGCACATGGAAACACCTCCCCTCATAA